One Campylobacter lari DNA segment encodes these proteins:
- the mqnE gene encoding aminofutalosine synthase MqnE yields MQTIIEKLENQERLNEEEANKLWDLELFTLGKYAQRIRTNLHGKKVYFNINRHINPTNICADTCKFCAFSAHRKNPNPYTMSHEEIMKIVDETVLRDTKEIHIVSAHNKNTSWQWYLEIFKMIKEKYPFLHIKALTAAEIDFLSRAFNMSYEEVIEKMLEYGVDSMPGGGAEIFDEEVRKKICHGKVSSENWLKIHKLWHEKGRQSNATMLFGHIESRENRINHMIRLRNLQDQTGGFNAFIPLVWQQDNSFITGKKPLGSVEILKTLAIARIVLDNIKNIKAYWATMGINLAMVAQDFGANDLDGTIEKESIQSAGGAKSSNGLSLKTFVEMIQSSGYIAIERDSLYNELKTY; encoded by the coding sequence ATGCAAACAATTATAGAAAAACTAGAAAATCAAGAAAGATTAAATGAAGAAGAAGCTAATAAGCTTTGGGATTTAGAGCTTTTTACTTTAGGTAAATATGCACAAAGAATTCGCACTAATTTGCATGGTAAAAAGGTTTATTTTAATATCAATCGCCATATTAACCCTACAAATATATGCGCAGATACTTGTAAATTTTGTGCTTTTTCAGCACACAGGAAAAATCCTAATCCTTATACTATGTCCCACGAAGAGATAATGAAAATAGTCGATGAAACAGTTTTAAGAGATACCAAAGAAATTCATATCGTTTCAGCGCACAATAAAAACACTTCATGGCAGTGGTATTTGGAGATTTTTAAAATGATTAAAGAAAAATATCCATTTTTACATATTAAAGCCCTAACTGCTGCTGAGATTGATTTTTTAAGCAGGGCTTTTAATATGAGCTATGAAGAAGTGATAGAAAAAATGCTTGAATATGGTGTTGATTCTATGCCAGGTGGTGGGGCTGAAATTTTTGATGAGGAAGTTAGAAAAAAAATTTGTCATGGTAAAGTAAGTAGTGAAAATTGGCTAAAAATTCATAAACTTTGGCATGAAAAAGGTAGACAAAGTAATGCCACAATGCTTTTTGGGCATATAGAAAGTAGAGAAAATAGAATTAATCATATGATAAGATTGAGAAATCTTCAAGATCAAACCGGTGGGTTTAATGCTTTCATTCCTTTGGTTTGGCAACAAGATAATAGTTTTATTACAGGTAAAAAACCACTTGGTTCGGTAGAAATTTTAAAAACCTTGGCTATTGCAAGGATAGTGCTTGATAATATTAAAAATATCAAAGCTTATTGGGCAACCATGGGTATAAATTTAGCTATGGTAGCTCAAGATTTTGGTGCAAATGATTTAGATGGTACTATAGAAAAAGAAAGTATACAAAGTGCAGGTGGTGCAAAAAGTTCAAATGGCTTGAGTTTAAAAACTTTTGTAGAAATGATTCAAAGCTCAGGTTATATAGCGATAGAACGTGATAGTTTGTATAATGAATTAAAAACTTATTAA
- a CDS encoding NCS2 family permease has protein sequence MDFFKLKEHNSDVKTEIYAGVATFLAMIYIIPVNANIMSNSGMPLEALIVATALVTIIATTFSAFFSNTPVAMSVGMGLNAYFTFSVCNTYQIPWQSALGAVFLSGVIFTLLSFTNFRIWVIKSIPNDLRKAISAGIGTFIAFMGLVQMGIITKSEATLVGLGDFSNTKVLFGLFGLFLVFVFWAWRIKAAFILAVFVSALCAWIFGIDGARFPEQLLSLPVISGDNGLSTIFGKLDIKGALELSMIPIVLTFFVTQLFDSVGTITGVGSRGKIFDDPKQGEKKLGKTLGADAASSAMGAVIGTSTVTAFVESSAGVEAGGRTGLTALVTAICFVFTLFLLPVFKAIPANSIYPILVLVGVLMFMEVANINFKDKAIAVSAFFIIIMMPLTYSITTGFAFGFIAYLFMRIMQKEFDKINLGIIVLSAISLLVFLLQFL, from the coding sequence ATGGATTTTTTTAAACTTAAAGAGCATAATAGTGATGTAAAAACTGAAATTTATGCAGGTGTTGCTACTTTTTTAGCAATGATTTATATTATACCAGTTAATGCAAATATTATGAGTAATTCAGGTATGCCACTAGAAGCTTTAATTGTTGCAACCGCTTTAGTGACTATTATAGCTACTACTTTTAGCGCTTTTTTCTCTAATACTCCTGTGGCTATGAGTGTGGGTATGGGGCTAAATGCGTATTTTACTTTTAGTGTGTGCAATACCTATCAAATTCCTTGGCAAAGCGCTTTGGGAGCTGTGTTTTTATCGGGTGTTATTTTTACTTTATTATCTTTTACTAATTTTAGGATTTGGGTGATAAAAAGCATACCAAATGATTTAAGAAAAGCTATATCAGCAGGTATTGGAACCTTTATAGCTTTTATGGGGCTTGTGCAAATGGGGATTATCACCAAAAGCGAAGCAACCTTAGTAGGTTTGGGTGATTTTTCAAACACTAAAGTACTTTTTGGATTATTTGGTTTATTTTTAGTTTTTGTTTTTTGGGCTTGGAGGATTAAAGCTGCGTTTATTTTAGCTGTTTTTGTAAGTGCTTTATGTGCTTGGATTTTTGGTATTGATGGAGCTAGGTTTCCAGAGCAACTTTTATCTTTACCAGTTATTAGTGGAGATAATGGTTTAAGCACTATATTTGGTAAGCTTGATATTAAAGGAGCTTTAGAGCTTAGTATGATTCCTATAGTACTTACTTTTTTTGTTACTCAGCTTTTTGATAGTGTGGGTACAATCACAGGTGTAGGCTCAAGAGGAAAAATCTTTGATGATCCAAAACAAGGTGAGAAAAAATTAGGTAAAACCTTAGGTGCTGATGCTGCTAGTTCGGCTATGGGTGCTGTTATTGGAACTTCTACTGTAACTGCTTTTGTAGAAAGCTCAGCAGGGGTAGAAGCAGGAGGTAGGACGGGGCTTACAGCTTTAGTTACTGCTATATGTTTTGTTTTTACTTTATTTTTACTGCCGGTGTTTAAAGCTATTCCTGCAAATTCTATTTATCCTATTTTGGTGCTTGTTGGAGTTTTGATGTTTATGGAAGTTGCAAATATTAATTTTAAAGATAAAGCTATAGCAGTGAGTGCATTTTTTATTATTATTATGATGCCACTGACTTACTCTATTACTACAGGTTTTGCTTTTGGATTTATTGCGTATTTATTTATGCGTATTATGCAAAAAGAATTTGATAAAATTAATCTTGGTATTATTGTATTAAGTGCGATTTCATTGCTAGTATTTTTATTACAATTTTTATAG
- a CDS encoding phosphoribosyltransferase codes for MYYYAYEEFQKEIIPFTRKIKEEFNPDVLLAIARGGMTLGHFLAEGMGNRNLFSLNSIHYEDTQKLDTIKIFNIPDLSSYKKVLLVDDIIDSGETMIEIKRVLMEKYPHLELKVASVFYKPSALLIPEFYIKEAKEWIDFFWSIKI; via the coding sequence ATGTATTATTATGCTTATGAAGAATTTCAAAAAGAAATTATTCCTTTTACACGCAAAATTAAGGAAGAATTTAATCCTGATGTATTACTTGCCATTGCAAGAGGTGGTATGACTTTAGGTCATTTTTTAGCAGAAGGTATGGGAAATAGAAACTTATTTTCTTTAAATTCTATTCATTATGAAGATACACAAAAACTAGATACAATTAAAATTTTCAACATTCCTGATCTTAGTTCATATAAAAAAGTTCTTTTGGTGGATGATATTATAGATAGTGGTGAAACTATGATAGAAATCAAAAGAGTTTTAATGGAAAAATATCCTCATTTAGAACTTAAAGTAGCAAGTGTTTTTTACAAACCTTCAGCATTATTAATTCCTGAGTTTTATATAAAAGAAGCTAAAGAGTGGATTGACTTTTTTTGGAGTATTAAAATTTGA